From one Agathobaculum sp. NTUH-O15-33 genomic stretch:
- a CDS encoding accessory gene regulator B family protein produces the protein MSISARITAFFIARSIIPSADREIYEYGFELLIADLINFSAILLIGGLAGQLWYSVLYLFIFVGLRSFCGGYHAKTHLHCHICTIGAYLLFMLCNMWLSPDNAILLLGENLLASVPVVLFAPIPHANKPLTDAVRKKNRRFSIVLYYSLTLLAFVLCLYHRQEGATISLTLWIVSLCMISAIYIHSRKGRKTS, from the coding sequence ATGAGTATATCTGCTAGAATAACTGCTTTTTTTATAGCCCGATCTATTATACCTTCGGCCGACCGCGAAATATACGAATATGGGTTTGAATTGCTGATTGCCGACCTGATCAACTTTTCCGCTATCCTGCTGATCGGCGGCCTTGCGGGCCAGCTTTGGTATAGCGTGCTGTACCTATTTATTTTCGTCGGCCTGCGCAGCTTTTGCGGCGGCTACCATGCAAAAACGCATTTGCACTGCCACATCTGCACCATTGGCGCGTATCTGTTATTCATGCTATGTAATATGTGGCTATCCCCCGACAACGCGATTCTTCTGCTTGGCGAAAACCTATTGGCATCCGTGCCGGTCGTGCTCTTCGCCCCCATCCCTCACGCAAACAAACCGCTTACCGATGCGGTGCGAAAGAAGAACCGGCGATTCTCCATTGTGCTGTATTATAGCCTGACGCTTCTTGCATTCGTCCTCTGTCTGTACCACCGGCAAGAAGGCGCGACAATTTCCTTGACGCTCTGGATCGTGTCTTTGTGCATGATTTCGGCGATATATATCCACTCACGAAAAGGGAGGAAAACATCATGA
- a CDS encoding cyclic lactone autoinducer peptide, translating to MKKMIYQLCTKLAACAFLAAVVSVGTASHGGMYEPEVPQKLNK from the coding sequence ATGAAAAAAATGATCTATCAGCTCTGTACCAAACTCGCCGCCTGCGCGTTCCTTGCGGCTGTGGTATCCGTTGGCACGGCATCGCATGGTGGGATGTATGAGCCGGAGGTTCCACAAAAATTGAATAAATGA
- the purD gene encoding phosphoribosylamine--glycine ligase, whose protein sequence is MKVLVIGGGGREHAIVHTLKKSPKVDHIWCAPGNGGIAEEAECVDLKATDIDGVVAFAKANQPDLVMVAPDDPLALGMVDALEAAGFRAFGPRKNAAVIEGSKSFAKELMEKYNIPTAGYAVFENSADAIEYIRKNGAPIVIKADGLALGKGVTVAMTEEEAIEAVKDAIDGGSFGAAGARVVIEEFLTGPEVSVLAFVDGKTLKTMPSAQDHKRAYDHDEGPNTGGMGAFSPSRFYTDEIAATCMETIFKPTVAAMAQEGRPFKGVLYFGLMLTPKGPKVIEYNARFGDPETQAVLSRLDSDLYDIFNAVIDEKLDQIDIKWADNAACCVCMASGGYPGAYEKGKEIAGLDQVTDSIVFHAGTAVKDGKLVTAGGRVLGVTAVADTLDEAIRKAYADVEKIHFDQAHYRTDIGVK, encoded by the coding sequence ATGAAGGTTCTGGTCATCGGCGGCGGCGGGCGGGAGCACGCCATCGTTCATACCTTAAAGAAAAGCCCGAAGGTGGATCATATTTGGTGCGCGCCGGGTAACGGCGGCATTGCGGAAGAGGCGGAATGCGTCGACCTGAAGGCTACCGATATCGACGGCGTGGTCGCCTTTGCCAAAGCAAACCAGCCCGATCTTGTCATGGTCGCGCCGGACGATCCGCTTGCCCTCGGCATGGTGGACGCGCTGGAAGCCGCCGGGTTCCGCGCTTTTGGCCCGCGTAAAAACGCGGCCGTGATCGAAGGCTCCAAGTCCTTTGCCAAGGAGCTGATGGAGAAATACAACATCCCCACGGCGGGCTACGCTGTGTTTGAAAATTCGGCGGACGCGATCGAATATATCCGCAAAAACGGCGCGCCGATCGTCATCAAGGCGGACGGCCTTGCGCTTGGCAAGGGCGTTACCGTTGCCATGACGGAGGAAGAAGCGATCGAAGCCGTGAAGGACGCGATTGACGGCGGCAGCTTTGGCGCGGCTGGCGCGCGCGTTGTGATCGAGGAATTTCTCACCGGGCCGGAGGTTTCGGTTCTGGCGTTTGTCGATGGCAAAACGCTCAAAACCATGCCCTCCGCGCAGGATCACAAGCGCGCTTATGACCACGACGAAGGGCCGAACACCGGCGGCATGGGCGCATTTTCGCCCTCACGCTTCTATACGGACGAAATCGCGGCCACCTGCATGGAAACGATTTTTAAGCCCACCGTCGCCGCCATGGCGCAGGAGGGCCGCCCGTTCAAGGGCGTGCTGTACTTTGGCCTGATGCTCACGCCGAAGGGCCCCAAGGTGATCGAGTACAACGCCCGCTTCGGCGATCCCGAAACGCAGGCCGTGCTCTCGCGCTTGGACAGCGACCTTTATGATATTTTTAACGCCGTGATCGATGAAAAGCTGGATCAGATCGACATCAAGTGGGCGGATAACGCCGCGTGCTGCGTCTGCATGGCTTCCGGCGGCTATCCGGGCGCTTATGAAAAGGGCAAGGAAATCGCCGGTCTGGATCAGGTAACGGATTCCATCGTGTTCCACGCGGGCACGGCGGTGAAGGACGGTAAGCTTGTTACCGCCGGCGGCCGCGTTCTGGGCGTAACCGCGGTAGCGGATACGCTGGACGAAGCCATCCGCAAGGCCTATGCGGATGTTGAAAAGATCCATTTTGATCAGGCACATTACCGCACGGATATTGGAGTGAAATAA